A stretch of the Arthrobacter stackebrandtii genome encodes the following:
- the uraD gene encoding 2-oxo-4-hydroxy-4-carboxy-5-ureidoimidazoline decarboxylase, with amino-acid sequence MLLKVFNESPEAALAAELRPCIDIDRWVHEIIQARPYASAEHILERARTAADPFTAEEVAAAMAHHPRIGERAAGSGEEAALSRKEQRAIDPADETTAAALARGNAAYEAKFGRVFLIRAAGRPPAEILAALDARLHHSPAEEDLVVAEQLREIALLRLQGVLDP; translated from the coding sequence ATGCTGTTGAAAGTATTCAACGAATCACCGGAAGCCGCACTTGCGGCAGAACTGCGCCCCTGCATCGACATCGACCGCTGGGTTCATGAAATCATCCAAGCCAGGCCGTACGCCTCCGCCGAACACATCCTCGAGCGGGCCCGGACGGCGGCAGATCCCTTCACCGCTGAAGAAGTCGCCGCCGCCATGGCCCACCATCCGAGGATCGGCGAGCGCGCTGCCGGATCGGGAGAGGAGGCCGCGCTGTCCCGGAAGGAACAGCGCGCCATCGACCCGGCCGACGAAACCACGGCAGCCGCCCTGGCCCGCGGCAATGCGGCCTACGAGGCCAAGTTCGGGCGGGTGTTCCTGATCCGCGCCGCAGGGCGTCCGCCGGCCGAGATTCTCGCCGCCCTGGACGCCCGGCTGCACCATTCCCCCGCAGAGGAGGACCTCGTCGTCGCCGAACAGCTGCGTGAGATCGCCCTCCTGAGACTCCAAGGAGTGCTTGACCCATGA
- a CDS encoding aspartate kinase, translating to MSLIVQKYGGSSVSDAAGILRVARRIVSTQAAGHEVVVVVSAMGDTTDELLDLAAQVSEHPPARELDMLMTAGERISMALLAMAISAQGGVAQSFTGSQAGMITDGIHGKARIIDVDPHRVRTALDKGKVAIVAGFQGMSRQTHEITTMGRGGSDTTAVALAAALDADVCEIYTDVDGVYTADPRVVPSAQKIDKISSEEMLEMAASGAKILHLRCVEYARRFGLPIHVRSSFSDNEGTWVLPSPDDKIKISEGVALEQPIISGVAHDRSEGKVTVVGVPDIPGKAAMIFGIIAGAHSNIDMIVQNISTKGSGKTDISFTLPMVEGEDALAALRARQDEVGFEDLVYDDKIGKLSLIGAGMRSNPGVSYRFFKALSDAGVNIDLISTSEIRISVVTRADLLDTAVRAVHQVFGLDGEAEATVYGGTGR from the coding sequence ATGAGCCTGATTGTCCAAAAGTACGGCGGATCCTCCGTGTCCGACGCCGCAGGCATTCTGCGTGTTGCCCGCCGGATTGTCAGCACCCAGGCGGCCGGGCATGAAGTGGTCGTGGTTGTTTCAGCCATGGGCGACACCACCGACGAACTGCTGGACCTGGCGGCCCAGGTGTCCGAGCATCCCCCGGCACGCGAGCTGGACATGCTCATGACTGCCGGCGAACGCATTTCCATGGCGCTGCTGGCCATGGCCATCAGCGCGCAGGGCGGGGTGGCGCAGTCCTTCACCGGCAGCCAGGCCGGCATGATCACCGACGGCATCCACGGCAAGGCCCGCATCATCGATGTTGACCCGCACCGCGTCCGGACCGCCCTGGACAAGGGCAAGGTGGCCATCGTGGCCGGCTTCCAGGGCATGAGCCGCCAGACGCACGAGATCACCACCATGGGCCGCGGCGGCTCCGACACCACCGCTGTTGCGTTGGCCGCCGCCCTGGACGCGGACGTCTGCGAAATCTACACCGACGTCGACGGCGTCTACACCGCCGACCCGCGCGTGGTCCCCTCGGCGCAGAAGATCGACAAGATCTCCAGCGAGGAAATGCTGGAAATGGCCGCATCCGGAGCCAAGATCCTGCACCTGCGCTGCGTGGAATACGCCCGGCGTTTTGGGCTGCCCATCCATGTGCGGTCATCTTTCAGCGACAATGAGGGAACCTGGGTGCTGCCCAGCCCCGACGACAAAATCAAAATCTCAGAGGGAGTTGCCTTGGAGCAGCCAATCATCTCCGGCGTGGCCCACGACCGGTCCGAAGGCAAAGTCACCGTTGTTGGCGTGCCGGACATCCCCGGCAAGGCCGCCATGATCTTCGGCATCATCGCCGGGGCGCACAGCAACATCGACATGATCGTGCAGAACATCTCCACGAAGGGAAGCGGCAAAACCGACATCTCCTTCACCCTGCCCATGGTCGAGGGCGAGGACGCGCTGGCGGCCCTGCGCGCCCGGCAGGACGAGGTCGGCTTTGAAGACCTGGTGTATGACGACAAGATCGGCAAGCTGTCCCTGATCGGCGCCGGGATGCGCTCCAACCCGGGCGTTTCCTACCGCTTCTTCAAGGCCCTGTCCGACGCCGGCGTGAACATCGACTTGATCTCCACCTCCGAGATCCGCATCTCCGTGGTCACGCGCGCTGACCTGCTGGACACGGCCGTGCGTGCGGTCCACCAGGTGTTCGGGCTTGACGGCGAAGCCGAAGCAACCGTGTATGGCGGCACCGGCCGCTGA
- a CDS encoding aspartate/glutamate racemase family protein produces MRILVVNVNTTASMTESIAAQARSAASEGTEIVALTPRFGAESCEGNFESYLAAVAVMDAVQSYPEPFDAVVQAGYGEHGREGLQELLDVPVVDITEAAASTAMFLGHKYSVVTTLDRAVPLIEDRLKLAGLTDRCASVRASGMAVLELEEEPERAVEAIVREAELAVTADKAEVIVLGCGGMAGLNEQVRRRTGVPVVDGVAAAVAIAESLVGLGLSTSKVRTFAPPRPKAFKGWPVPAGAAELIAR; encoded by the coding sequence ATGCGCATCCTTGTAGTCAATGTGAACACCACGGCATCCATGACGGAATCCATTGCCGCCCAGGCCCGTTCCGCGGCATCGGAAGGCACTGAAATCGTGGCGCTGACGCCCCGCTTCGGCGCCGAATCCTGTGAGGGCAACTTCGAAAGCTACCTGGCCGCCGTCGCGGTCATGGACGCAGTCCAGTCCTACCCCGAACCGTTCGACGCCGTCGTCCAGGCCGGCTACGGCGAACACGGCCGGGAGGGGCTGCAGGAACTGCTGGACGTGCCCGTCGTGGACATCACCGAGGCGGCAGCCAGCACGGCCATGTTCCTGGGGCACAAGTACTCGGTGGTCACCACCCTTGACCGGGCCGTGCCGCTGATCGAGGACCGGCTCAAGCTGGCCGGGCTGACCGACCGCTGCGCCTCCGTCCGTGCCAGCGGCATGGCCGTGCTGGAGCTCGAGGAGGAGCCGGAGCGTGCCGTTGAGGCCATTGTCCGCGAGGCCGAACTCGCCGTCACCGCCGACAAGGCCGAGGTCATCGTCCTGGGCTGCGGCGGCATGGCGGGCCTGAATGAGCAGGTCCGCCGGCGCACCGGCGTCCCCGTGGTCGACGGCGTTGCGGCGGCGGTGGCCATTGCCGAATCGCTCGTCGGGCTGGGCCTGTCCACGTCCAAGGTGCGCACCTTTGCGCCGCCGCGTCCCAAGGCCTTCAAGGGCTGGCCGGTCCCGGCCGGTGCCGCTGAGCTGATCGCGCGCTGA
- a CDS encoding MarR family winged helix-turn-helix transcriptional regulator yields MVDTAENDLLLERQLCFGLSVASRSVIAAYKPVLKELALTHPQYLVMLALWEEAPRRVKDIGGALLLESATLSPLLKRLEALGYITRTRDTADERALAVDLTPDGAALREKALAVPGTMMARLGLDRDGAMALHRSMMDLIDAATHADDRQLKA; encoded by the coding sequence ATGGTGGACACCGCAGAGAACGACCTCCTGCTCGAACGCCAGCTTTGCTTTGGCCTGAGCGTCGCCTCGCGCAGCGTCATTGCCGCCTACAAGCCGGTATTGAAGGAACTGGCGCTGACGCACCCGCAGTACCTTGTCATGCTGGCCCTGTGGGAGGAGGCGCCGCGACGCGTGAAGGACATCGGCGGCGCCCTGCTGCTTGAATCCGCCACGCTCTCGCCCCTGCTCAAACGCCTGGAAGCCCTCGGCTACATCACGCGCACCCGGGACACCGCCGACGAGCGCGCCCTCGCCGTGGACCTGACCCCCGACGGCGCGGCCCTGCGCGAAAAGGCACTCGCCGTCCCCGGCACCATGATGGCCCGGCTCGGACTGGACCGCGACGGCGCCATGGCCCTGCACCGGAGCATGATGGACCTCATCGATGCCGCAACCCACGCCGATGACCGACAATTGAAGGCATGA
- a CDS encoding 3-methyladenine DNA glycosylase produces MIPALQALAQDAWQAQAAAHHARVDRYAAPYLARRSANQKHPVEDFLFTYYTQKPGQLSRWHPGAGVVLTGPAATERLGWKFYREASDGEREASGAPSQGPAVVLDMEKFSSGRKEALDFAAIILGRTAARPANFGCFGLHEWAMVYKQEANEVRHEYLELRLGSTDTDRVVEENRIRCTHFDAYRFYTPQASGLNELAPTRENQRDMEQPGCLHANMDLYKWAYKLSPALPSELVMDCFELSWRVRAMDMQASPYDLAAWGYPPIAIETAAGKADYVAAQRGFAAEAAVLRGRLASAVAAITAP; encoded by the coding sequence ATGATCCCCGCCCTCCAAGCCCTGGCACAGGATGCGTGGCAGGCACAGGCTGCAGCGCACCATGCCAGGGTCGACCGCTACGCAGCCCCCTACCTGGCCCGCCGCTCCGCCAACCAGAAGCACCCCGTCGAGGACTTCCTCTTCACCTATTACACCCAAAAGCCCGGCCAGCTCTCCCGCTGGCACCCGGGTGCCGGTGTGGTTTTGACCGGCCCCGCCGCCACCGAGCGCCTGGGCTGGAAGTTCTACAGGGAAGCTTCCGACGGCGAACGCGAGGCGAGCGGGGCACCCAGCCAGGGTCCCGCCGTCGTGCTTGATATGGAAAAGTTCAGCTCCGGACGCAAGGAGGCGCTGGACTTCGCCGCGATCATCCTGGGCCGCACGGCGGCGCGGCCGGCGAACTTTGGCTGCTTTGGGCTGCACGAATGGGCCATGGTCTACAAGCAGGAAGCCAACGAGGTGCGGCACGAGTACCTGGAACTGCGGCTGGGATCGACGGACACGGACCGGGTGGTGGAGGAGAACCGGATCCGCTGCACGCACTTTGACGCGTACCGCTTCTACACCCCGCAGGCCTCTGGCCTGAATGAACTGGCGCCGACGCGGGAGAACCAGCGCGACATGGAGCAGCCGGGCTGCCTGCACGCGAACATGGACCTGTACAAGTGGGCCTACAAGCTCTCGCCGGCGCTGCCCAGTGAACTGGTAATGGACTGCTTTGAGCTGTCGTGGCGGGTCCGGGCCATGGACATGCAGGCCTCGCCGTACGACCTCGCGGCGTGGGGGTATCCGCCGATTGCGATTGAGACAGCAGCCGGGAAGGCCGACTACGTTGCGGCGCAGCGCGGGTTTGCCGCCGAGGCGGCGGTGCTGCGCGGGCGCCTGGCCTCGGCGGTGGCGGCCATCACCGCCCCCTGA
- the uraH gene encoding hydroxyisourate hydrolase, with amino-acid sequence MRISHITTHVLDTALGRPAAGVPVELHARNGQDWSLLASGTTDADGRVNDLGPKEVAGGNYRLRFDTAAYFAATSTEAFFPEITLTFTVADGQGHYHVPVLLSPFAFSTYRGS; translated from the coding sequence ATGAGAATCTCCCACATCACCACCCACGTCCTGGACACCGCCCTGGGCCGGCCCGCCGCGGGAGTCCCCGTGGAGCTGCACGCCCGCAACGGGCAGGACTGGTCGCTGCTGGCAAGCGGCACCACGGACGCCGACGGCCGGGTCAACGACCTGGGCCCCAAGGAAGTGGCCGGCGGGAACTACCGCCTACGCTTCGACACTGCGGCCTACTTTGCCGCGACCTCCACGGAAGCCTTCTTCCCGGAAATCACACTCACCTTCACTGTTGCGGACGGCCAGGGCCACTACCACGTGCCCGTACTGCTGAGCCCGTTCGCCTTTTCAACGTATCGCGGGAGCTAG
- the bcp gene encoding thioredoxin-dependent thiol peroxidase, which yields MSTPLTIGQPAPGFSLPDAGGNTVSLGDFAGRQVIVYFYPKAATPGCTTEACDFRDSLEALQAAGVDVVGISTDGPEALREFAKDFELNFPLLSDADHQAAEAWGAWGEKVVNGNTVTGTLRSTMLVNADGTIGRAEYNVSADGHVARLRAELGF from the coding sequence ATGTCGACCCCGCTCACCATTGGCCAGCCCGCGCCCGGATTCAGTCTTCCCGACGCCGGCGGAAACACGGTGTCTCTCGGCGACTTTGCCGGGCGCCAGGTCATTGTCTACTTCTACCCAAAGGCTGCAACCCCCGGCTGCACCACGGAGGCCTGCGATTTCCGTGACAGCCTCGAAGCCCTGCAGGCCGCCGGCGTGGACGTCGTGGGCATTTCCACCGACGGACCTGAGGCCCTGCGGGAATTTGCCAAGGACTTCGAGCTGAACTTCCCACTGCTCTCCGACGCCGACCACCAGGCAGCGGAAGCGTGGGGAGCCTGGGGCGAGAAGGTAGTGAACGGCAACACCGTCACCGGCACGCTTCGCTCCACCATGCTGGTCAATGCCGACGGCACCATTGGCCGCGCGGAATACAATGTCAGCGCCGATGGCCACGTGGCGCGCCTGCGCGCAGAACTGGGCTTCTAA
- a CDS encoding ABC transporter ATP-binding protein, translated as MTENQPLPPDPDAQQPSGSRPPEPQLLKSPPAQAFRGLSATGLARSFGPVHAVVNMDLQAPSGQVTALIGPNGAGKTTLLLMLASLLAPDKGSISVMGIDPVKDPAAARARIGWMPDTLGVWEALTAREILTTMAKFYHLPKAKVAGRVEALLELVNLAPLADQKARVLSRGQQQRLSLARALIHDPDVLLLDEPASGLDPGSRVALRSILRRLAAEGRVVVVSSHVLAELDEIADGAVFVNQGRTVLAQSVEQATGQGRSYAIAALDPASLAAALTGLGVPFEAGKGRRTSVTVAVEREEQAAALLRDLVGAGVDISSFAPAVGALEETYMNMKVEQP; from the coding sequence ATGACCGAGAACCAGCCACTGCCGCCTGATCCGGATGCCCAGCAGCCGTCCGGTTCCCGGCCGCCTGAACCTCAGCTGCTGAAATCCCCGCCTGCGCAGGCCTTCCGCGGGCTGAGCGCCACCGGGCTGGCCCGCAGCTTTGGCCCGGTGCACGCCGTCGTAAATATGGACCTGCAGGCGCCGTCCGGGCAGGTCACGGCGCTGATCGGGCCCAACGGCGCGGGGAAGACCACGCTGCTGCTCATGCTGGCCTCACTGCTGGCCCCGGACAAGGGCAGCATCAGCGTCATGGGAATCGACCCGGTCAAGGATCCCGCAGCGGCGCGGGCCAGAATTGGCTGGATGCCCGACACCCTGGGTGTCTGGGAGGCGCTGACGGCCCGGGAAATCCTCACCACCATGGCCAAGTTCTACCACCTGCCGAAGGCCAAGGTTGCGGGCCGGGTGGAGGCGCTGCTGGAGCTGGTCAACCTCGCCCCGCTGGCCGACCAGAAGGCGCGTGTCCTGTCTAGGGGGCAGCAGCAGCGTCTGAGCCTGGCCCGTGCACTGATCCACGATCCGGACGTGCTGCTCCTGGACGAGCCGGCGTCGGGGCTGGACCCGGGATCGAGGGTGGCTCTGCGCAGCATCCTGAGGCGGCTGGCCGCAGAGGGCAGGGTGGTGGTGGTTTCCTCGCACGTGCTGGCGGAACTCGATGAAATTGCCGACGGCGCGGTGTTCGTCAACCAGGGCCGCACGGTCCTGGCCCAATCCGTGGAGCAGGCAACCGGGCAGGGCCGCAGCTACGCCATTGCGGCGCTCGACCCGGCCTCCCTGGCCGCCGCCCTGACCGGGCTGGGAGTGCCTTTTGAGGCCGGCAAGGGCCGCCGGACCTCCGTCACGGTGGCTGTGGAGCGTGAGGAACAGGCGGCGGCGCTGCTGCGCGACCTCGTGGGGGCGGGCGTGGACATTTCGTCCTTTGCCCCGGCCGTCGGCGCTTTGGA
- the pucL gene encoding factor-independent urate hydroxylase, with product MNQNNIILGANQFGKAEVRLVKITRDTARHAIEDLNVTSQLRGDFLDAHLLGDNAHVVPTDTQKNTVYALAREGVGSPEEFLLRLGEHFTTEFSWVDGGRWAAEQYGWDRIQAHGQPHDHAFVRNGQEVRTAVVVKDGPATQLIAGLHSLTVLKSTGSGFEGFPVDKYTTLAPTDDRIMSTDVAARWRYNPAAVEGLDFNKAYDDVKALLLEGFTENYSTALQQTMFNMGRKVLEAHPEIDEIKFSMPNKHHFVVDLAPFGLDNPNEVFFAADRPYGLIEAAVLRENASDAGRAWEGIAGFC from the coding sequence ATGAACCAGAACAACATCATCCTGGGCGCCAACCAGTTCGGCAAGGCGGAAGTGCGCCTCGTCAAGATCACCAGGGACACGGCGCGCCACGCCATCGAGGACCTCAACGTCACTTCGCAGCTGCGCGGGGACTTTCTCGACGCCCACCTCCTCGGCGACAACGCACATGTTGTCCCCACGGACACCCAGAAGAACACCGTCTACGCGCTGGCCCGGGAGGGGGTGGGTTCCCCTGAGGAGTTCCTGCTCCGCCTCGGCGAGCACTTCACCACCGAGTTCAGCTGGGTCGACGGCGGGCGCTGGGCCGCGGAGCAGTACGGCTGGGACCGCATCCAGGCGCACGGCCAGCCGCACGACCACGCGTTTGTCCGCAACGGCCAGGAGGTGCGCACCGCCGTCGTGGTCAAGGACGGGCCCGCCACCCAGCTCATCGCCGGGCTGCACAGCCTGACCGTCCTGAAGTCCACGGGATCCGGTTTTGAGGGCTTCCCGGTGGACAAGTACACCACGCTGGCGCCCACCGACGACCGGATCATGTCCACCGACGTCGCCGCCCGCTGGCGCTACAACCCCGCAGCCGTCGAGGGCCTGGACTTCAACAAGGCGTACGACGACGTCAAGGCGCTCCTGCTGGAAGGTTTCACCGAGAACTACTCCACAGCCCTGCAGCAGACCATGTTCAACATGGGCAGGAAGGTGCTGGAGGCCCACCCGGAGATTGACGAGATCAAGTTCTCCATGCCCAACAAGCACCACTTCGTCGTTGACCTGGCGCCGTTCGGCCTGGACAACCCCAACGAGGTGTTCTTCGCCGCGGACCGCCCCTACGGCCTGATCGAGGCTGCGGTGCTGCGTGAAAACGCGTCCGACGCCGGTCGCGCCTGGGAGGGCATCGCCGGCTTCTGCTGA
- a CDS encoding nucleobase:cation symporter-2 family protein, protein MTKRPLATATVPTRPEDEKLGIGASFAYGFQHVLTMYGGIVAVPLIVGQAAGLSGPDIGILITAALFMGGLATLLQTLGLPFFGSQLPLVQGVSFASVATMVAIVGGGGIQAVFGAVIVSAAFGLLIAPLFSKIVKFFPPVVTGSVITTIGLTLMPVAANWSMGGNKKAADYGSVSNILLAAGTLAVVLVLSKLGSATISRLSILLAMVIGTIAAVFMGKADFSQVGAGAIFELPMPFHLGPPTFNAAAIISMLIVVLVILTETTADILAVGEIVGTKVDSKRIAAGLRADMASSLVSPVFGSFTQSAFAQNVGLVAVTGIKSRFVVSAGGVILVVLGLLPILGRVVASVPLSVLGGAGIVLFGTVAASGIRTLAQVDYRNNMNLIIVATSIGFGMLPIAAPTFYDQFPTWVGTIFHSGISSAAIMAILLNLLFNHFKRGNPENASVFVAGTDRQVTAEILASLQDGDRCENGRLIAADGTEVPVTGEIPLGNAPTH, encoded by the coding sequence ATGACCAAGAGACCACTGGCAACGGCCACAGTTCCCACCAGGCCGGAAGATGAAAAGCTCGGAATCGGCGCAAGTTTCGCCTATGGATTCCAACACGTATTGACCATGTACGGCGGCATCGTCGCCGTCCCCCTCATTGTTGGCCAGGCCGCAGGGCTGTCCGGCCCCGACATTGGCATCCTCATTACAGCCGCCCTGTTCATGGGCGGGCTGGCCACCCTGCTGCAGACTTTGGGCCTGCCGTTCTTCGGCTCGCAGCTGCCGCTGGTCCAGGGCGTGTCCTTTGCCAGCGTCGCCACCATGGTGGCCATCGTTGGCGGCGGCGGCATCCAGGCGGTGTTTGGCGCCGTCATTGTCTCGGCCGCGTTCGGCCTGCTGATCGCGCCGCTGTTTTCCAAGATCGTGAAGTTCTTCCCGCCCGTTGTCACCGGCAGCGTCATCACCACCATCGGACTGACGCTCATGCCCGTGGCCGCGAACTGGTCCATGGGCGGGAACAAGAAGGCCGCCGACTACGGCAGCGTCTCGAACATCCTGCTCGCCGCCGGAACCCTGGCCGTCGTGCTGGTCCTGAGCAAGCTGGGCAGCGCCACCATCTCGCGCCTGTCCATCCTGCTGGCCATGGTCATCGGCACCATTGCAGCCGTGTTCATGGGCAAGGCCGATTTCTCCCAGGTGGGCGCGGGCGCCATCTTTGAACTGCCCATGCCGTTCCACCTGGGCCCGCCCACCTTCAACGCCGCCGCCATCATCTCCATGCTGATCGTGGTGCTGGTGATCCTGACGGAAACAACGGCGGACATCCTGGCCGTCGGTGAGATCGTCGGCACGAAGGTCGACTCCAAGCGCATCGCGGCCGGGCTCCGCGCCGACATGGCCTCCAGCCTGGTCTCCCCCGTCTTCGGCTCCTTCACCCAGAGCGCCTTCGCGCAAAACGTGGGACTGGTGGCCGTCACGGGCATCAAGAGCCGCTTCGTGGTCTCCGCCGGCGGCGTCATCCTGGTGGTCCTGGGCCTGCTGCCCATCCTGGGCCGCGTGGTCGCCTCGGTCCCGCTCTCCGTCCTCGGCGGTGCCGGGATCGTGCTGTTCGGCACGGTCGCCGCCAGCGGCATCCGCACCCTCGCCCAGGTGGACTACCGCAACAACATGAACCTGATCATCGTGGCCACGTCCATCGGTTTCGGCATGCTGCCCATCGCTGCACCCACGTTCTATGACCAGTTCCCCACGTGGGTTGGCACCATCTTCCACTCCGGCATCTCCTCCGCCGCCATCATGGCGATCCTGCTGAACCTGCTGTTCAACCACTTCAAGCGCGGCAACCCGGAGAACGCATCGGTGTTTGTCGCCGGCACGGACCGCCAGGTCACCGCGGAAATCCTCGCGTCACTGCAGGACGGCGACCGCTGCGAAAACGGCAGGCTCATCGCGGCCGACGGCACCGAGGTCCCCGTCACCGGCGAGATCCCGCTTGGCAATGCGCCCACGCATTAG
- a CDS encoding SDR family oxidoreductase, translated as MSEVPASGKVMVVTGAGSGIGRAVAQSALAEGWRVVLAGRRGAELLATAGGHPGAVAVPTDVTDEAAVDALFRRAVESSGRVDVLFNNAGMFGPAQSVDEISLADWNATVAVNLTGAMLCAAAAVRTMKSQQPQGGRIINNGSISAHSPRPKSTAYTVTKHAITGLTKSIELDGRPFGISCGQIDIGNTATSIMSTLDVARGALQANGELLVEPTFPVEEAARTVLFMAGLPASATIGQLTITAAGMPFVGRG; from the coding sequence ATGAGTGAAGTACCAGCAAGCGGCAAGGTCATGGTGGTGACCGGAGCCGGATCCGGAATCGGCCGCGCCGTGGCCCAGTCCGCCCTGGCCGAAGGCTGGCGCGTGGTCCTGGCCGGCCGCCGTGGCGCGGAGCTGCTGGCCACCGCCGGCGGCCACCCCGGCGCAGTTGCCGTGCCCACCGACGTGACGGACGAGGCCGCCGTCGACGCGCTCTTCCGGCGCGCAGTGGAAAGCTCTGGCCGGGTCGACGTGCTCTTCAACAACGCCGGCATGTTCGGCCCGGCCCAGTCCGTCGATGAAATCTCGCTCGCTGACTGGAACGCCACCGTGGCCGTCAACCTGACCGGCGCCATGCTGTGTGCCGCAGCCGCCGTGCGCACCATGAAAAGCCAGCAGCCGCAGGGCGGCCGGATCATCAACAACGGCTCCATCTCCGCCCATTCCCCGCGCCCCAAGTCCACGGCCTACACCGTCACGAAACACGCCATCACCGGCCTGACCAAGTCCATAGAGCTCGACGGGCGCCCCTTCGGCATCAGCTGCGGGCAGATCGACATCGGCAACACCGCCACCTCCATCATGTCCACCCTGGATGTTGCCCGCGGCGCCCTCCAGGCCAACGGCGAACTCCTCGTCGAGCCCACGTTTCCCGTGGAAGAGGCCGCCCGCACCGTCCTGTTCATGGCGGGGCTGCCCGCCTCGGCCACCATCGGCCAGCTCACCATCACCGCAGCCGGCATGCCGTTTGTGGGGCGCGGCTGA